Genomic window (Streptomyces cadmiisoli):
CGGACTCGGTGTCGGCTTCTCGCTCGCACACGCCGCGGCGAACCCCCGGTGGGGCGGGATCACGGTGGTCGAGCGGGAACGCGCCGTCATCGACTGGCATCTCGACGGACCCCTTTCGGGGGTCTCGCGCGACGCCCTCGCGGACGGTCGTACGCAAATCGTCGAAGCGGATCTGGTGGATTACGTCAATGAGACTTCCGACACGTTCGACGCCCTGTGCCTGGACATCGACAACGGGCCCGGCTGGACCGTCACGGACGGCAATGCGGGGCTGTACTCGATGGCCGGACTGGCAAGCTGCGCAAGGGTGTTGAGGCCGGACGGGGTGCTCGCCGTTTGGTCGGCGCAACCCTCCCCGGAATTTGAAGGAACCTTGTGGAATGCCGGTTTCCGGCATGTGCGTACCGAAGAGATCCCCGTTGCCCGGGGCGTACCCGACATCGTGCATCTCGCCGTCCGACCTGGATAGCCGAGCTGCGGTGACTCCCCGTACCCTGCTTGCCTGACGCGGATCGTTCAAGCGTCGAACGCAGTCATGGGATCACCCCACGGATTCCGGAAAGCACACTTCAGGGGCGGGCGATGGAGCAGACACATACCTCCCACAACGGCACGGCGGCGACCAGCCCGGGTGCACAGCGCCGGGTGCTGGTCGTCGAGGACGACGCGACGATCGTCGACGCCATCGCGGCCCGCCTGCGCGCAGAGGGATTTCTCGTCCAGACCGCCGGCGACGGTCCGTCGGCGGTGGACACGGCCGAGGCCTGGCAGCCCGATCTGCTGATCCTCGACATCATGCTGCCGGGCTTCGACGGCCTGGAGGTCTGCCGGCGGGTGCAGGCCCAGCGGCCGGTGCCGGTGCTGATGCTGACCGCGCGGGACGACGAGACCGACATGCTGGTCGGACTCGGCGTCGGCGCCGACGACTACATGACCAAGCCGTTCTCGATGCGGGAGCTGGCCGCACGCGTGCACGTGCTGCTGCGCCGGGTCGAGCGGGCGGCGATCGCGGCCGCCACTCCGCGCAGCGGCATCCTGCGCCTGGGCGAGCTGGAGATCGACCACGCCCAGCGCCGCGTCCGGGTGCGCAGCGAGGACGTGCACCTGACGCCCACCGAGTTCGACCTGCTCGTGTGCCTGGCGAACACCCCCCGCGCCGTGCTCTCCCGTGAGCAGCTGCTGGCCGAGGTGTGGGACTGGGCGGACGCCTCCGGCACCCGGACCGTCGACAGCCACATCAAGGCGCTGCGGCGGAAGATCGGCGCCGAGCGGATCCGCACGGTGCACGGCGTGGGCTACGCGCTGGAGACGCCGACGCCATGAGCGGGGGGCGGCCGGCCGCACGGAGGAGCCCCGGCGAGCGCTGGGGCGGCGTACGCCCGTTCTCGATCAAGACCAAGCTCGGTGCGCTGGTCGTCATCTCGGTGCTGATCACCACGGGGCTGCTGATGATCGCGGTGCGCACCGAGACCGAACTGCGTTTCATCACGGTCTTCTCGATGATCGCCACCCTGCTGATCACGCAGTTCGTGGCGCACTCGCTCACCGCGCCGCTGGACGAGATGAACGCGGTGGCCCGCTCCATCTCGCACGGCGACTACACCCGCCGGGTCCGTGAGAGCCGCCGGGACGAGCTGGGCGACCTGGCCGTCACGATCAACCGCATGGCCGACGACCTGGAGGCCGAGGACCGGCAGCGCAAGGAGCTGGTCGCCAACGTCTCGCACGAGCTGCGCACCCCCATCGCGGGGCTGCGGGCGGTGCTGGAGAACATCGTGGACGGCGTCACGCAGGCCGACCCGGAGACGATGCGGACGGCGCTGAAGCAGACGGAGCGGCTGGGCCGCCTGGTGGAGACGCTGCTGGACCTGTCCCGCCTCGACAACGGCGTCGTACCGCTCAAACAGCGGCGCTTCGAGGTGTGGCCGTATCTGTCCGGGGTGCTGAAGGAGGCCAACATGGTCGCTTCCGCGCGCGCGGGCATCGCCTCCGGCTCGGGCAGCCACACCCGCACCGACGTCCATCTGCACCTGGACGTCTCCCCGCCGGAGCTGACCGCGCACGCCG
Coding sequences:
- a CDS encoding response regulator transcription factor gives rise to the protein MEQTHTSHNGTAATSPGAQRRVLVVEDDATIVDAIAARLRAEGFLVQTAGDGPSAVDTAEAWQPDLLILDIMLPGFDGLEVCRRVQAQRPVPVLMLTARDDETDMLVGLGVGADDYMTKPFSMRELAARVHVLLRRVERAAIAAATPRSGILRLGELEIDHAQRRVRVRSEDVHLTPTEFDLLVCLANTPRAVLSREQLLAEVWDWADASGTRTVDSHIKALRRKIGAERIRTVHGVGYALETPTP
- a CDS encoding sensor histidine kinase — protein: MSGGRPAARRSPGERWGGVRPFSIKTKLGALVVISVLITTGLLMIAVRTETELRFITVFSMIATLLITQFVAHSLTAPLDEMNAVARSISHGDYTRRVRESRRDELGDLAVTINRMADDLEAEDRQRKELVANVSHELRTPIAGLRAVLENIVDGVTQADPETMRTALKQTERLGRLVETLLDLSRLDNGVVPLKQRRFEVWPYLSGVLKEANMVASARAGIASGSGSHTRTDVHLHLDVSPPELTAHADPERIHQVVANLIDNAVKHSPPHGRVTLKARRGALPESLELEVLDEGPGIPRSEWHRVFERFNRGSVSRPHGPGSDGGTGLGLAIARWAVDLHGGRIGVAESERGCRILVTLPGLPSPSS